The Sphaerospermopsis torques-reginae ITEP-024 genome has a window encoding:
- a CDS encoding Rpn family recombination-promoting nuclease/putative transposase — MVKKADISTKKLISIAPENWLKWVTQIPDIITGEIINSEFQWISRESDVLVKATSPQYGEFLVLNELQLRYKLEMPKRMRAYAALAEEKYNLPTYPVLINILKESEEEIPHRYESEFAGLQARQDYRVINLWEVDVEIALSQPIPSLLPFVPILKHGGEEAIVRQALQMLRADEQLSQLETVMAFFATFVLDSVLVQQIMRWDMVVLRESPWYQQILKEGEIRGEKRGENRGIVSAIELSLEIKFGQEGLQLMPKISQIADLEQLKNIQRGIMTVNNVDELREFMQSI; from the coding sequence ATGGTCAAAAAAGCAGATATTAGCACCAAAAAACTTATCAGCATCGCTCCCGAAAACTGGCTAAAATGGGTGACACAAATTCCCGACATTATTACCGGAGAAATCATAAATTCAGAATTTCAATGGATAAGTCGAGAAAGCGATGTATTAGTTAAAGCCACCAGTCCACAGTACGGCGAATTTCTGGTACTCAATGAGTTACAATTAAGATATAAGCTAGAAATGCCCAAACGAATGCGGGCTTATGCGGCATTAGCGGAGGAAAAATATAACCTTCCCACATACCCCGTATTAATTAACATTCTCAAAGAAAGCGAGGAAGAAATTCCTCACCGCTATGAATCAGAATTTGCTGGTTTACAAGCACGTCAAGATTACCGGGTGATAAACCTTTGGGAAGTTGATGTAGAAATAGCTTTAAGTCAACCCATTCCTTCACTGCTTCCCTTTGTACCAATTCTCAAACATGGTGGTGAAGAAGCAATAGTTAGACAAGCATTACAAATGCTGCGAGCGGATGAACAATTAAGCCAATTAGAAACAGTAATGGCTTTTTTTGCTACCTTCGTATTAGATAGCGTTTTAGTTCAGCAAATTATGAGGTGGGATATGGTGGTATTACGTGAGTCTCCCTGGTATCAACAGATTTTGAAAGAAGGTGAAATCAGAGGTGAAAAAAGGGGTGAAAACAGGGGTATTGTGTCAGCTATTGAACTAAGTTTAGAAATAAAATTTGGTCAAGAAGGTTTACAGCTAATGCCAAAAATATCACAAATTGCTGATTTAGAACAGTTAAAAAATATTCAAAGAGGCATTATGACTGTAAACAATGTTGATGAATTACGGGAATTTATGCAGAGTATTTAG
- a CDS encoding serine/threonine-protein kinase, whose product MSLCINPVCPQPNHPDNDENRFCQSCGSQLELLGRYRVLRLLSDKTGFSKVYEAYQQDTPKILKILKEELANDSKAVSLFQQEVNVLGQLKHPGIPQAEGYFPYHTRAGLTLHCMVMEKIEGPNLEQWLKQQQNRPISEGQAIAWLKQLAEILLLVHNQQYLHRDIKPSNIMIRPDGQLVLIDFGRAREITKTYLANSGGMTSISSSGYSPREQMNGQALPQSDFFALGRTFVFLLTGCQPAQLYDPNLDILNWRHLANHVSTSLLNFIDWLMANKVNQRPENAREILDKLTELENINTGSNVATVDVGGDVNTAIVTPTTTTKNTVKPQEKKPEKLPLLALFTALICSLLLLWTVALANRNNKFTVVPADYGQAPVKKGQVDYFPYEEGKDSQGKVAEFNIAVLSVEYKWQLGSTYQIKHNDEIINLEALKTRLEAEGIQKIMENPSEIISVGTASCEGNVTTEQSRALERSKQIQLLAKQLFSNTSSVQGYRLLNLGQFQGKDCQSNQDSTAYQRSIIIIGVKKQDEGVILDEALRDRLEKKPFADFKLEDYSLGAADKFKTVPSNL is encoded by the coding sequence ATGAGTCTCTGTATAAACCCAGTTTGTCCTCAACCCAACCACCCAGATAATGATGAAAACCGTTTTTGTCAAAGTTGTGGTTCTCAATTAGAATTATTAGGACGTTATCGAGTTTTACGTTTACTAAGTGATAAAACTGGGTTTAGTAAAGTTTATGAAGCTTACCAACAAGACACACCAAAAATTCTCAAAATCCTCAAAGAAGAATTAGCTAACGATAGCAAAGCGGTTTCTTTATTTCAACAAGAAGTCAATGTTTTAGGACAATTAAAACATCCTGGTATTCCCCAAGCAGAAGGATATTTTCCCTATCACACCAGAGCAGGTTTAACCCTGCATTGTATGGTAATGGAAAAAATCGAAGGACCGAATTTAGAACAATGGTTAAAACAACAACAAAACCGCCCTATTTCTGAAGGACAAGCTATAGCTTGGTTAAAACAATTAGCGGAAATTTTATTATTAGTACATAACCAACAATATTTACATAGAGATATTAAACCATCTAATATAATGATTCGTCCAGATGGACAATTAGTATTAATTGATTTTGGCAGAGCGAGAGAAATTACTAAAACCTATCTCGCTAATAGTGGTGGGATGACATCTATTTCTTCATCTGGATATAGTCCCAGAGAACAAATGAATGGTCAAGCTTTACCTCAATCAGATTTTTTTGCATTAGGACGCACCTTTGTATTTTTATTAACAGGATGTCAACCTGCTCAATTATATGATCCTAATTTAGATATTTTAAATTGGCGACATTTAGCAAATCATGTTTCTACATCTTTGTTAAATTTTATTGATTGGTTAATGGCAAATAAGGTTAATCAACGTCCTGAAAATGCTAGAGAAATATTAGATAAATTAACAGAATTAGAAAATATTAATACAGGAAGTAATGTAGCTACAGTAGATGTAGGAGGTGATGTCAACACAGCAATAGTCACACCAACAACCACAACCAAAAATACAGTTAAACCGCAAGAAAAAAAACCAGAAAAATTACCATTATTAGCCTTATTTACCGCCTTAATATGTTCCTTATTATTATTGTGGACAGTAGCACTAGCAAACCGCAATAATAAATTTACCGTTGTTCCTGCTGACTATGGACAAGCACCAGTTAAAAAAGGACAAGTTGATTATTTTCCCTACGAAGAAGGTAAAGATAGTCAAGGAAAAGTAGCAGAATTTAACATAGCAGTTTTATCAGTAGAATATAAATGGCAATTAGGCAGCACTTATCAAATTAAACATAACGATGAAATTATTAACCTTGAGGCTTTAAAAACTCGGTTAGAAGCAGAAGGAATACAGAAAATAATGGAAAATCCCAGTGAGATTATTTCTGTAGGTACTGCTTCCTGTGAAGGTAATGTTACAACCGAACAAAGTAGAGCATTAGAACGTTCTAAGCAGATTCAATTATTGGCAAAACAATTATTTAGTAATACATCAAGTGTGCAAGGTTATAGACTATTAAACTTAGGACAATTTCAAGGTAAAGACTGTCAATCAAATCAAGATTCTACAGCCTATCAACGCAGTATCATTATCATTGGAGTCAAAAAACAAGACGAGGGAGTAATATTAGATGAAGCTTTAAGAGATAGATTAGAGAAAAAACCCTTTGCTGATTTTAAACTAGAAGATTATTCATTAGGTGCAGCAGATAAATTTAAAACTGTTCCTAGTAATTTATAA